A window of Nonomuraea angiospora genomic DNA:
TCTCCGACATGGCCGTGTGGTGCTACGCCGGGGTGGGGCTGTCCGGCGTGTTCAGCCTGATCGCGCGGCTGGGCGCGGTGTCCGACCTGTGGACCACCCAGTACGGCCTGCTCGCCGTGGTCAAGATCGTGGCGTTCGTGCTGCTCGGCTACGTCGGCTACTGGCACCGCCAGCGCACGCTGGCCGACCTCGGCAAGGGCAGGCCGCGCGCGTTCACCCGGCTGGCCGGCGGCGAGATGGTGCTCATGCTGGCCACCGTCGGGGTGGCCGTGGCGCTGTCGCGCACGCCGCCGCCCGAGTTCAGCGTCCCCGCCGACCGGGCCTTCGAGCTGCTCGGCTTCCCCCTCCCCGCCGAGATCACGCTCGGCAACGTGTTCACCATGTGGTGGTTCGACCTGTTCTTCGCCACGGTCGCCGCCGTGCTGGCCGGGCTCTACGGGTTCGGCGTGCGGCGGCTGCGCAAGCGCGGCGACAAGTGGCCGTGGGCGCGCACGGCCTCCTGGTACGTCGGCATCGCGCTGCTGGTGTTCGCCACGCAGAGCGGGCTGGCCCGCTACGCCAAGGTCATGTTCGACATCCACATGATCGAGCACATGACGCTCTCCATGGTCGTGCCGATCTTCCTCGTCATGGGCGGCCCCGTCACGCTGGCCCTGCGCGCGCTCAAGCCCGCCACCCGGCGCGGCGACCGGGGGCCGCGGGAGTGGATCACGACGATCCTGCACAGCCGGTTCACCAAGGTCGTCACGCATCCCGTCGTCGCCACGGCCATCTTCATCGCCTCGACGTACGCGCTCTACTTCACGCCGCTCTTCGAGTCGGCCATGGAGGAGCACCTCGGGCACATCTGGATGACCCTCCACTTCCTGCTCAGCGGGTGCCTGTTCTTCTGGGTGATCGTCGGGGTCGATCCCGCGCCCAACCGGCTCCCGTACGTCGGGCGGCTGCTCATGCTCTTCGTCACCATGCCGTTCCACGCGTTCTTCGGGGTGGCGTTGATGATGACGGGCACGGTGATCGCCTCCGGCTGGTACGAGCAGCTGGGCCGCACCTGGGGCGCCACGCTGCTGCAGACGCAGCAGGACGGCGGGGCCATCGCCTGGGGCTTCGGCGAGATCCCGACGCTCATCGTGCTGCTGGCCATCGCCATCCAGTGGTATCAGGACGACGAGCGGCAGGCGCGGCGCACCGACCGCAAGGCCGATCGCTCAGGCGGCTCGGGCGACTCCGAACTCGACTCCTACAACGACTACCTCGCCCGTCTCAACCGCGCCGACAAAGGTGAGTGACAGGTTTCCGGCGAGTAGCCGTTCGGCCATGGCCTTCTATCTTCCCACTACAAGTCTCTGTACCGCCAGGTAGCCTGTCTCCCAGGGGAGACGGGCATAACCCCATGACCAGCGTGCGCAGGCCTTGAGGGGGGACGCGCACCGCCAGGTGAGGGCGCCG
This region includes:
- a CDS encoding cytochrome c oxidase assembly protein, whose amino-acid sequence is MSKAARLTLAGAAAAVVALVIGMIAGGRAFPRIIPGLPDSGAVVRWGLPLSKLLMDMAGVATVGLLLMAAALLPNDKGVLGRTATQYVKAGSWASLAWAGSAFVAIVFSTAESIGRTVPQILDRTFLTSYATQTTQGVALTLVVLFGVAIALFSRGAITAGAAAGLLVFALVTLLPAPLTGHTSSSPNHDLATSAVSLHLLALALWVGGLAVLAVHAVRKQPQLDVAARRFSDMAVWCYAGVGLSGVFSLIARLGAVSDLWTTQYGLLAVVKIVAFVLLGYVGYWHRQRTLADLGKGRPRAFTRLAGGEMVLMLATVGVAVALSRTPPPEFSVPADRAFELLGFPLPAEITLGNVFTMWWFDLFFATVAAVLAGLYGFGVRRLRKRGDKWPWARTASWYVGIALLVFATQSGLARYAKVMFDIHMIEHMTLSMVVPIFLVMGGPVTLALRALKPATRRGDRGPREWITTILHSRFTKVVTHPVVATAIFIASTYALYFTPLFESAMEEHLGHIWMTLHFLLSGCLFFWVIVGVDPAPNRLPYVGRLLMLFVTMPFHAFFGVALMMTGTVIASGWYEQLGRTWGATLLQTQQDGGAIAWGFGEIPTLIVLLAIAIQWYQDDERQARRTDRKADRSGGSGDSELDSYNDYLARLNRADKGE